Proteins encoded by one window of Streptomyces sp. NBC_01477:
- a CDS encoding LolA family protein: MALIQPAQPEAREPGEGRRGRKAVRYAVPAAVVGVTAATIGLVPALADSGDPSLPSLTAQQIITKIAASDTRTVDGTVKISTDLGLPSALSGGAGSSLFGGAAAAPALGSSGGSPADPQRRLTQLLIGSHTLHVAADGQDRQKISVIEPAAEYSVIHNGSQVWAYDSSSNEAYHSALPARDTEAAPRTQLPDDFPATPQAAARQILKAADGIASITADGTARVAGRSAYELLIRPQNAPGTTVDSIRIAVDAKTGVPLRFTLQPKGTGKAAFDVAYSKVSFGKPAASTFAFTPPKGVKVTEGGAPAKDRSPDATSGLAAPTVVGSGWDTVAVFRTKGALPSGAGKNGKGGAASILGGFGKQVSGSFGTGTLFHTRLVNVLLTRDGTIYAGAVDQAALTAAAGSAAR, translated from the coding sequence ATGGCACTGATCCAACCGGCACAGCCGGAGGCACGCGAGCCCGGGGAGGGGCGGCGGGGGCGCAAGGCCGTCCGCTACGCCGTCCCCGCGGCGGTCGTGGGAGTGACCGCGGCGACCATCGGACTGGTCCCCGCGCTGGCCGACAGCGGCGACCCGTCCCTGCCGTCGCTCACCGCCCAGCAGATCATCACCAAGATCGCCGCGTCCGACACCAGGACCGTGGACGGCACGGTGAAGATCAGCACCGACCTCGGCCTGCCGTCCGCGCTGTCCGGGGGCGCGGGAAGCAGCCTGTTCGGCGGCGCCGCGGCGGCGCCGGCGCTCGGCTCGTCCGGCGGCTCGCCGGCCGACCCGCAGCGGCGGTTGACCCAGCTGCTGATCGGCAGCCACACCCTGCACGTGGCGGCGGACGGCCAGGACCGGCAGAAGATCTCGGTCATCGAGCCCGCCGCCGAATACAGCGTGATCCACAACGGGTCCCAGGTGTGGGCGTACGACAGCTCCTCCAACGAGGCGTACCACTCCGCGCTGCCGGCCCGGGACACCGAGGCCGCGCCCCGCACGCAGCTGCCGGACGACTTCCCCGCGACCCCGCAGGCCGCGGCCCGGCAGATCCTCAAGGCGGCCGACGGCATCGCCTCGATCACCGCGGACGGCACCGCCCGGGTTGCCGGGCGCAGCGCGTACGAGTTGCTGATCCGCCCGCAGAACGCGCCCGGCACGACGGTCGACTCGATACGGATCGCCGTCGACGCCAAGACCGGTGTGCCGCTGAGGTTCACGCTCCAGCCCAAGGGCACGGGCAAGGCGGCCTTCGACGTCGCCTACAGCAAGGTGAGCTTCGGCAAGCCGGCCGCGAGCACCTTCGCCTTCACCCCGCCCAAGGGCGTGAAGGTGACCGAGGGCGGCGCCCCGGCCAAGGACCGGTCGCCCGACGCGACATCCGGCCTCGCCGCGCCCACCGTTGTCGGGTCCGGCTGGGACACCGTGGCCGTCTTCAGGACCAAGGGCGCGCTGCCGTCCGGGGCCGGGAAGAACGGCAAGGGCGGCGCCGCCTCGATCCTCGGCGGCTTCGGCAAGCAGGTCAGCGGCTCCTTCGGCACCGGCACGCTCTTCCACACCCGGCTGGTCAATGTGCTGCTGACGCGGGACGGCACGATATACGCCGGTGCGGTCGACCAGGCGGCACTGACCGCGGCGGCCGGCAGCGCCGCACGCTGA
- the rarD gene encoding EamA family transporter RarD: protein MGENRKGLVFGFAAYGMWGLFPLYWPLLEPAGAAEILAHRMVWSLAVVAVLLLALRRWAWITELIRQPRRLALIALAATVVSVNWGTYIWAVNAGHVVETSLGYFINPLVTVGLAVLVLHERLRPVQWVAVGIGCAAVGVLAVGYGRLPWIALVLAFTFGTYGLVKKKIAMGGVESLAAETSVQFLPAAVFLVILGSRGDSTFTHHGPGHATLLALSGVATALPLVLFGMSANRLPLSTLGLIQYLAPVFQFLIGILHFHETMSTEQWIGFLLVWSALVLLTADALRNGRRTRAAATAARSAAAPAPERTADPATAPATGMPGATAGRRPGV from the coding sequence ATGGGCGAGAACCGCAAAGGGCTGGTGTTCGGGTTCGCGGCCTACGGCATGTGGGGCCTGTTCCCGCTGTACTGGCCGCTGCTCGAACCCGCGGGAGCCGCGGAGATCCTGGCCCACCGAATGGTGTGGTCGCTGGCGGTGGTCGCCGTACTGCTGCTGGCGCTGCGCCGGTGGGCCTGGATCACCGAGCTGATACGCCAGCCCCGCCGCCTGGCCCTGATCGCGCTCGCCGCGACCGTGGTGTCGGTGAACTGGGGCACGTACATCTGGGCCGTCAACGCCGGCCATGTCGTGGAGACCTCGCTCGGCTACTTCATCAACCCGCTGGTCACCGTCGGCCTGGCCGTCCTCGTCCTGCACGAGCGGCTGCGGCCCGTGCAGTGGGTGGCGGTCGGCATCGGCTGCGCGGCCGTCGGGGTGCTCGCGGTCGGCTACGGGCGGCTGCCGTGGATCGCGCTGGTCCTGGCCTTCACCTTCGGCACGTACGGCCTGGTGAAGAAGAAGATCGCCATGGGCGGGGTGGAGTCGCTGGCCGCGGAGACCTCCGTGCAGTTCCTGCCGGCCGCCGTCTTCCTGGTGATCCTCGGCTCCCGCGGCGACTCGACCTTCACCCACCACGGCCCCGGCCACGCCACCTTGCTGGCCCTGTCGGGCGTGGCCACCGCGCTCCCGCTGGTGCTCTTCGGGATGTCGGCGAACCGGCTGCCGCTGTCCACCCTCGGCCTGATCCAGTACCTGGCCCCGGTCTTCCAGTTCCTGATCGGCATCCTCCACTTCCACGAGACGATGTCCACCGAGCAGTGGATCGGCTTCCTGCTGGTCTGGTCGGCGCTGGTCCTGCTGACGGCCGACGCTTTGCGCAACGGCCGCCGTACCCGGGCGGCTGCGACTGCCGCGAGGTCGGCCGCCGCTCCGGCCCCGGAGCGTACGGCGGACCCCGCCACGGCCCCGGCCACCGGGATGCCCGGGGCGACGGCGGGGCGCCGCCCGGGGGTGTGA
- a CDS encoding methyltransferase domain-containing protein — MTVIGRRVRPGWAELVRSLLDSGAMAPQWGEAFCAVDRARFLPPVMWPYDMATRTSAGSDRRADRAGWYGWADADVPITTQWDDGRHEGAAPGRVPTSSASAPSVVAAMLRDLDVHDGAKVLEIGTGTGWNAALLAHRLGDRQVTSVEVDPQVAATATAALHGAGRHPDVVVADGLLGHPPGARYDRLIATVAVRAIPYAWVRQTAPGGVIVAPWGTAYSHADAVVRLAVADDRTGAQGRFTRPVEFMKARAHRTARAPHSEYVPGNDVAAAAESVTTTGLTADDLGHPFSFAAGLRIGRDCASAADRRGESVSYWLYGISDRSWAAAVLHDGRPTSTVYQGGPRRLWDELESTHRWWTAAGRPGTDRFGLTTTPDGDRPWLDTPRQPL, encoded by the coding sequence GTGACGGTGATCGGTCGCAGAGTGCGGCCCGGCTGGGCGGAGTTGGTGCGCTCCCTGCTCGACTCCGGTGCCATGGCGCCGCAGTGGGGCGAGGCGTTCTGCGCGGTCGACCGCGCCCGGTTCCTGCCGCCGGTCATGTGGCCGTACGACATGGCGACCAGGACAAGCGCCGGCAGCGACCGGCGGGCGGACCGGGCCGGCTGGTACGGCTGGGCCGACGCCGACGTCCCTATCACCACCCAGTGGGACGACGGCCGGCACGAGGGCGCCGCTCCCGGCAGGGTGCCGACGTCGTCGGCCTCGGCCCCGTCCGTGGTCGCGGCGATGCTGCGCGACCTCGACGTGCACGACGGCGCGAAGGTGCTGGAGATCGGCACCGGCACCGGCTGGAACGCCGCCCTGCTCGCCCACCGCCTCGGCGATCGGCAGGTCACCAGCGTGGAGGTCGACCCGCAGGTCGCGGCCACCGCGACAGCCGCCCTGCACGGCGCGGGCCGCCACCCGGACGTGGTCGTCGCCGACGGCCTGCTCGGCCACCCGCCGGGCGCCCGCTACGACAGGCTCATCGCGACCGTGGCCGTACGCGCGATCCCGTACGCCTGGGTGCGGCAGACCGCTCCCGGCGGGGTGATCGTGGCGCCCTGGGGAACGGCGTACTCCCATGCCGACGCGGTGGTGCGTCTGGCCGTCGCCGACGACCGTACCGGCGCGCAGGGGCGGTTCACCCGGCCCGTGGAATTCATGAAGGCCCGCGCGCACCGGACGGCCCGGGCCCCGCACAGCGAGTACGTTCCGGGCAACGACGTCGCCGCCGCGGCCGAGTCCGTCACGACCACCGGCCTGACCGCCGATGACCTCGGGCACCCGTTCTCCTTCGCCGCCGGCCTGCGCATCGGCCGCGACTGCGCCAGTGCCGCGGACCGGCGCGGCGAGAGCGTCAGCTACTGGCTCTACGGGATCTCGGACCGCTCCTGGGCCGCGGCCGTCCTGCACGACGGCCGACCGACGTCCACCGTCTACCAGGGCGGCCCCCGCCGCCTGTGGGACGAGCTCGAAAGCACCCACCGCTGGTGGACCGCCGCCGGCAGACCCGGCACCGACCGCTTCGGCCTGACCACCACCCCCGACGGCGACCGCCCCTGGCTCGACACCCCGCGGCAGCCGCTCTGA
- the egtA gene encoding ergothioneine biosynthesis glutamate--cysteine ligase EgtA encodes MAADLLEEEAEAHVRGVCFKTGPPTRTGVELEWLVHDRSDPQKLIAADRIDEVLAPVEVPGAMPRGSRITREPGGQVELSSPPADSLTECVEAMAADLAALRQVMDRAGLVLVGRGLEPHRAPPRLLDDPRYRAMESFFDRGGPWGRTMMRRTASLQTNLDSGDDSEGITGYRRRWELAHRIGPVLVAAFANSPLKDGRPTGWVSTRQATWAEMDPSRTRQPDHDPEPRDSWTRYALDAQVLCIRGTDGTESGAHGEGDTMGGADAVGDGPGDGTTADWTAPPGLTFRDWLRGTVPGLRRPTIADLDYHLSTLFPPVRPRGWLELRMVDAQEGDGWVIPTVLSATLLDDPVAADAAFAATETLCPEGQALPSEDVWRRATRIGPADPDLGKAIVACFRAADSALARSDGSAALRAAVAAFAERYAERGRCPAHDQLDALSRV; translated from the coding sequence ATGGCAGCCGACCTGCTGGAGGAAGAGGCAGAGGCCCATGTGCGCGGCGTCTGTTTCAAGACGGGGCCGCCCACCCGCACAGGGGTGGAGCTGGAGTGGTTGGTGCATGACCGCTCGGATCCCCAGAAGCTGATAGCCGCCGACCGGATCGACGAGGTACTCGCGCCGGTCGAAGTGCCCGGTGCCATGCCGCGGGGCAGCAGGATCACCCGTGAGCCGGGTGGCCAGGTGGAGCTGAGCTCCCCGCCCGCCGATTCGCTCACCGAGTGTGTCGAGGCGATGGCCGCCGATCTCGCCGCCCTGCGCCAGGTCATGGACCGGGCGGGACTGGTCCTGGTCGGCCGCGGACTCGAACCCCACCGCGCCCCGCCGAGGCTCCTGGACGACCCCCGCTACCGGGCGATGGAGAGCTTCTTCGACCGCGGCGGGCCCTGGGGCCGCACCATGATGCGCCGCACCGCCTCCCTGCAGACCAACCTGGACAGCGGGGACGACTCCGAGGGGATCACCGGCTACCGGCGGCGCTGGGAGCTGGCGCACCGGATCGGCCCGGTCCTGGTGGCGGCCTTCGCCAATTCCCCGCTCAAGGACGGCCGCCCCACCGGCTGGGTCTCCACCCGGCAGGCGACCTGGGCCGAGATGGACCCGAGCCGCACCCGCCAGCCCGACCACGACCCCGAACCGCGGGACTCCTGGACGCGCTACGCACTGGACGCGCAGGTGCTGTGCATACGCGGCACCGACGGTACGGAATCCGGCGCCCATGGCGAAGGCGACACCATGGGCGGCGCCGACGCGGTGGGCGACGGCCCCGGTGACGGGACGACCGCCGACTGGACCGCGCCCCCCGGGCTCACCTTCCGCGACTGGCTGCGCGGCACGGTGCCCGGCCTGCGCCGGCCGACCATCGCCGATCTGGACTACCACCTCAGTACGCTCTTCCCCCCGGTCAGACCGCGGGGCTGGCTGGAACTGCGGATGGTCGACGCCCAGGAGGGCGACGGCTGGGTGATCCCGACGGTGCTCTCGGCGACCCTGCTGGACGACCCGGTCGCCGCCGACGCCGCGTTCGCCGCCACGGAGACGCTGTGCCCCGAGGGGCAAGCGCTCCCCTCCGAGGACGTATGGCGGCGGGCCACCCGGATCGGCCCGGCCGACCCGGACCTCGGCAAGGCCATCGTCGCCTGCTTCAGAGCCGCGGACAGCGCCCTGGCGCGCTCGGACGGTTCCGCCGCGCTGCGTGCGGCGGTCGCCGCGTTCGCCGAGCGGTACGCGGAACGCGGCCGATGTCCCGCACACGACCAGTTGGACGCGCTGTCACGCGTCTGA
- a CDS encoding ABC transporter ATP-binding protein, with protein sequence MGEPLAADGPAPDVDGPLPDAGGPAPDVVIETRGLVKQYRGTLAVDGLDLRVPRGSVFGFLGPNGSGKTTTIRMLMGLIEPTAGTARVLGRPMPRSTRAVLPKVGALIEGPALYGFLSGRDNLIRFDAADPTADPRTRKARVASALDRVGLTAAAAKKAKAYSLGMKQRLGLASALLQPRELLVLDEPTNGLDPQGMREIRTLVRELAEDGTTVFLSSHLLDEIEQVCTHAAVMARGRLITQGPVAELAAGTRGRLAVTTPDAARAVRVLTGHGVTELVTDPHGGLVTGELPADPPDLAELNAALVAAGVRVRGFGVQLASLEDAFVALTGEGFDVAG encoded by the coding sequence ATGGGAGAGCCGCTCGCCGCGGATGGTCCGGCGCCTGACGTGGACGGTCCGTTGCCTGACGCGGGCGGTCCGGCGCCCGACGTGGTGATCGAGACCCGCGGCCTGGTCAAGCAGTACCGGGGCACGCTCGCCGTGGACGGCCTGGATCTGCGGGTGCCGCGCGGCAGCGTGTTCGGCTTCCTCGGGCCGAACGGCTCGGGCAAGACGACCACGATCCGGATGCTGATGGGCCTGATCGAGCCGACCGCGGGCACCGCCCGCGTCCTCGGCCGCCCCATGCCGCGCTCCACCCGGGCGGTGCTGCCCAAGGTCGGCGCCCTCATCGAGGGGCCCGCCCTCTACGGCTTCCTGTCCGGCCGGGACAATCTGATCCGCTTCGACGCGGCCGACCCCACGGCCGACCCGCGCACCCGGAAGGCCAGGGTGGCTTCGGCGCTCGACCGGGTCGGGCTGACCGCGGCGGCGGCGAAGAAGGCCAAGGCGTATTCGCTGGGCATGAAGCAGCGCCTCGGGCTGGCGTCCGCCCTGCTCCAGCCGCGCGAGCTGCTCGTGCTCGACGAGCCGACCAACGGCCTCGACCCGCAGGGCATGCGGGAGATCAGGACCCTGGTCAGGGAATTGGCCGAGGACGGCACCACCGTCTTCCTCTCCTCGCATCTGCTGGACGAGATCGAGCAGGTCTGCACCCATGCCGCGGTGATGGCCCGCGGCCGGCTGATCACCCAGGGCCCGGTGGCCGAGCTGGCCGCGGGCACCCGCGGGCGGCTCGCCGTCACCACCCCGGACGCCGCGCGGGCCGTCCGGGTGCTCACCGGGCACGGCGTGACCGAGCTGGTCACCGACCCGCACGGCGGCCTGGTCACCGGCGAGCTGCCCGCCGACCCGCCCGACCTGGCGGAGCTGAACGCCGCACTGGTCGCGGCCGGTGTGCGGGTGCGCGGCTTCGGGGTGCAGCTGGCGTCCCTGGAGGACGCGTTCGTGGCACTGACGGGGGAGGGTTTCGATGTCGCGGGCTGA
- a CDS encoding class I SAM-dependent methyltransferase: MAGGWEWDETLFAGTAAYYRRGRLPYAPGLAAVLAEVLRLDGRGRLLDVGCGPGTLALILADAFAEVVGVDPDGDMLAEAGRGAAEAGVGERTRWVRARGEELPAGLGTFTVATFGQSFHWMDRDLVAATVRDMLAPGGALVHISDVKTGATTVEGLPYPAVPHAAIGDLVARYLGPVRRAGRSLLPQGTPGGEAAILTRAGFTAPQRLAVPGGRPLVRTYDDVVAGVFSLSFSAPHLFGPHRAAFETSLRDLLHETSPRGRFSARRPSTEVFIWPKPLT, encoded by the coding sequence GTGGCGGGCGGCTGGGAGTGGGACGAGACGCTGTTCGCGGGCACTGCCGCCTACTACCGGCGCGGCAGGCTGCCCTACGCCCCCGGTCTCGCGGCCGTGCTCGCCGAGGTGCTGCGGCTCGACGGGCGCGGGCGGCTGCTCGACGTGGGCTGCGGGCCGGGAACCCTCGCGCTGATCCTGGCGGATGCCTTCGCCGAGGTCGTCGGAGTGGACCCGGACGGCGACATGCTCGCCGAGGCCGGGCGCGGGGCCGCCGAGGCCGGGGTGGGGGAGAGGACGCGGTGGGTACGGGCCCGGGGGGAGGAACTGCCCGCGGGCCTGGGGACGTTCACCGTCGCGACCTTCGGCCAGTCCTTCCACTGGATGGACCGCGACCTGGTGGCGGCGACCGTCCGGGACATGCTCGCGCCCGGCGGGGCGCTGGTGCACATCTCGGACGTGAAGACCGGGGCCACGACCGTCGAGGGCCTCCCGTACCCGGCGGTGCCGCACGCGGCGATCGGTGACCTGGTCGCCCGCTACCTCGGCCCGGTCCGCCGGGCCGGCCGGAGCCTGCTGCCCCAGGGCACCCCCGGCGGCGAGGCGGCGATCCTCACCCGCGCGGGCTTCACCGCCCCGCAGCGCCTCGCCGTCCCCGGCGGCCGGCCGCTGGTGCGCACGTACGACGACGTCGTCGCGGGCGTCTTCTCCCTGTCCTTCTCGGCCCCCCACCTCTTCGGCCCCCACCGCGCCGCCTTCGAGACCTCCCTGCGCGACCTCCTCCACGAGACCTCCCCCCGCGGCCGCTTCTCCGCACGCCGGCCCAGCACAGAGGTCTTCATCTGGCCCAAACCTCTCACCTGA
- a CDS encoding flavodoxin family protein — translation MHDFSGRRFLFLLGSTRAGGNTEALAQQAAAQLPFGVEQHWVRLAEMRLPEFTDVRHDGDGSYPPPTGQARTLLDATLEATDLVIASPLYWYSLSTPAKHYLDHWSGWMRVPGVDFRARMAGRTLWGVTALAGTDHSDADPLVGTLAKTARHMRMTFRGVLLASATRPGQLTTDEDAALRAKTFFTP, via the coding sequence ATGCATGACTTCTCGGGGCGACGGTTCCTCTTCCTGCTCGGCAGCACCCGTGCGGGCGGCAACACCGAGGCGCTGGCGCAGCAGGCGGCGGCGCAACTGCCCTTTGGCGTGGAGCAGCACTGGGTGCGGCTCGCGGAGATGCGGCTGCCGGAGTTCACCGACGTACGGCACGACGGCGACGGCTCGTACCCGCCGCCCACCGGGCAGGCCCGTACGCTGCTCGACGCCACACTGGAGGCGACCGACCTGGTCATCGCGTCGCCGCTGTACTGGTATTCGCTGTCCACGCCGGCCAAGCACTACCTCGACCACTGGTCCGGGTGGATGCGCGTACCCGGCGTCGACTTCCGCGCCCGGATGGCGGGCCGCACCCTGTGGGGCGTCACGGCCCTCGCGGGCACCGACCATTCCGACGCCGACCCGCTGGTCGGCACCCTCGCGAAGACCGCCCGCCACATGCGGATGACCTTCCGCGGCGTGCTGCTGGCCAGCGCGACCCGACCGGGCCAGCTCACCACCGACGAGGACGCGGCGCTGCGGGCGAAGACCTTCTTCACCCCCTGA
- a CDS encoding ABC transporter permease: MSRAETAAGPGLHDDDRAGGPGQDGGRTPERTQASPATRAVWSLGLFGSELLIVFRRARTLALLGVLAGVPVLVGIAVRIETRGGRSVGGNGGGGPAFLEQISNNGLFLAFASLAATLPFFLPMAVGVVAGDAVAGEASTGTLRYLLVAPAGRTRLLLAKYASVLAFCVAATLVVVLSAVIVGFTLFPVGDVTLLSGNTVPLSDGILRGLLIALLVASSLIGLAALGLFVSTLTDSGIGAMAATVGLLITIQIVDSIPQLHTVQPYLFPHYWLSFADVMRAPVIWTGVVKNLALQAVYAAVFGSAAWARFTTRDITA; encoded by the coding sequence ATGTCGCGGGCTGAGACCGCCGCGGGCCCCGGCCTGCACGACGACGACCGCGCGGGCGGTCCCGGGCAGGACGGGGGCCGCACCCCGGAGCGTACGCAGGCGTCGCCCGCGACCCGGGCGGTGTGGTCGCTCGGCCTGTTCGGCTCCGAGCTGCTGATCGTCTTCCGCCGGGCCCGCACCCTCGCCCTGCTCGGCGTGCTGGCCGGGGTGCCGGTACTGGTCGGCATCGCGGTCAGGATCGAGACCCGCGGCGGCCGGTCGGTCGGCGGCAACGGCGGTGGCGGCCCGGCGTTCCTGGAGCAGATCAGCAACAACGGCCTTTTCCTGGCCTTCGCCTCGCTCGCCGCGACCCTGCCCTTCTTCCTGCCGATGGCCGTCGGCGTGGTGGCCGGCGACGCCGTCGCGGGCGAGGCCAGCACCGGCACCCTGCGCTATCTGCTGGTCGCCCCGGCCGGCCGCACCCGGCTGCTGCTCGCCAAGTACGCCTCGGTGCTGGCCTTCTGCGTCGCCGCGACCCTCGTGGTGGTGCTGTCCGCCGTGATCGTCGGCTTCACGCTCTTCCCGGTCGGCGATGTCACCCTGCTGTCCGGCAACACCGTCCCGCTGTCCGACGGCATCCTGCGCGGCCTGCTGATCGCGCTGCTCGTGGCGTCCTCGCTCATCGGCCTCGCCGCGCTCGGCCTGTTCGTCTCCACCCTGACCGACAGCGGTATCGGCGCGATGGCGGCCACGGTCGGCCTGCTGATCACCATCCAGATCGTCGACAGCATCCCGCAGCTGCACACCGTGCAGCCCTACCTCTTCCCCCACTACTGGCTGAGCTTCGCCGATGTGATGCGGGCCCCCGTCATCTGGACCGGCGTCGTCAAGAACCTCGCCCTCCAGGCCGTCTACGCCGCCGTCTTCGGCTCCGCCGCCTGGGCCCGCTTCACCACTCGCGACATCACGGCGTAG
- a CDS encoding polyprenyl synthetase family protein, whose amino-acid sequence MNVVGPPFGLSVWDPALDADIGAGLAAVEEGLLEATKSDVPFITDAARHLLQAGGKRFRPLLVMLGAQFGDPFAPGVVPAAVVVELTHLATLYHDDVMDEADARRGVPSANARWGNSVAVLTGDFLFSRASHILADLGPEAVRVQAESFERLVTGQILETVGPRDGRDPLDHYLEVLAGKTSSLMAVSGRFGAMMSGAGEAVVHTLTQYGERIGIAFQLADDVLDIASDSHESGKTPGTDLREGIPTLPVLHVRKHYAQAGGAVSAADRRLNELLDGDLTDDGLHAEALSLLRAHPALEQARRDSLRYAEEARAALAPLPEGPAKRALAGLCDAVVHRAG is encoded by the coding sequence GTGAACGTCGTCGGGCCACCCTTCGGGCTGAGCGTGTGGGACCCCGCTCTGGACGCCGACATCGGCGCCGGACTCGCGGCGGTGGAAGAGGGCCTGCTCGAGGCCACCAAGAGCGACGTCCCCTTCATCACGGACGCCGCCAGGCATCTGCTGCAGGCCGGAGGTAAGCGCTTCCGGCCACTCCTGGTGATGCTCGGCGCCCAGTTCGGCGACCCGTTCGCCCCCGGCGTCGTGCCGGCCGCGGTCGTCGTGGAGCTGACCCACCTGGCGACGCTCTACCACGACGACGTCATGGACGAGGCCGACGCCCGCCGCGGGGTGCCCAGCGCGAACGCCCGCTGGGGCAACTCGGTCGCGGTGCTGACCGGCGACTTCCTCTTCTCCCGCGCCTCGCACATCCTGGCCGACCTCGGACCCGAGGCGGTCCGGGTCCAGGCCGAGTCCTTCGAGCGGCTGGTCACCGGGCAGATCCTGGAGACGGTCGGCCCGCGCGACGGCCGCGACCCGCTGGACCACTACCTCGAAGTGCTGGCAGGCAAGACCAGCTCGCTGATGGCCGTTTCCGGCCGGTTCGGCGCGATGATGTCGGGCGCGGGCGAGGCCGTGGTGCACACCCTGACCCAGTACGGCGAACGCATCGGCATCGCCTTCCAGCTCGCCGACGACGTCCTCGACATCGCCAGCGACAGCCACGAGTCGGGCAAGACCCCGGGCACCGACCTGCGCGAGGGCATCCCGACGCTGCCGGTGCTGCATGTGCGCAAGCACTACGCGCAGGCCGGGGGCGCCGTCTCGGCCGCCGACCGCCGGCTCAACGAACTGCTCGACGGCGACCTCACCGACGACGGCCTGCACGCCGAGGCGCTGAGCCTGCTGCGCGCGCACCCCGCGCTCGAACAGGCGCGCCGCGACTCGCTGCGCTACGCGGAGGAGGCGCGGGCCGCGCTGGCACCGCTGCCCGAGGGACCCGCCAAAAGGGCGCTGGCCGGTCTGTGCGACGCCGTGGTGCACCGGGCGGGCTGA